Proteins from one Pseudomonas grandcourensis genomic window:
- a CDS encoding PLP-dependent aminotransferase family protein translates to MQVQRAVIAAIEFQPGVPLVQQIVDQLTQAISTGGLPHGAKLPPIRELSDLMNVGKSTVVDALDRMRAKGLVVSRQGSGHYVHRSEAALKSGTGPDLQPQDTLSVIRRALLLDNGTLRPGCGFLPTSWLPAEELQKAVRSTLRATSLRMGEYGVAGGYLPLRQALRVKLATFGIEAPVDQIITTANTMQAIDLLMRLLVKPGDTVLLDDPCYFNMHANLALHGAKVITIARDCDGMDLDAFEQLLITHKPVLYMTNSTLHNPTGHSFTPAQVYRLLELSHRHDLHIVEDDLYCDIQQRRTPRLAASGLDNVSYVSGFSKTLTANSRVSYTVLSPQLAARMVALKMACGGVTSELAEQITCTMLSDGSYAKHARRTVDRLYESNSRVASWLAEAGCSLSSLPGEGVFIWARLPEGLHAENLARQGLENNMVLAPGTLLSKAPNASQFLRFNVAHSDSLQVRERFFRLLDTGQK, encoded by the coding sequence ATGCAGGTTCAACGCGCAGTCATTGCCGCCATTGAGTTCCAGCCCGGCGTGCCGCTGGTGCAGCAGATCGTCGATCAGCTGACCCAGGCCATCAGCACCGGTGGCCTGCCCCACGGCGCCAAGCTGCCGCCGATTCGCGAACTCTCCGACTTGATGAATGTGGGCAAGTCCACGGTGGTCGATGCGTTGGACCGCATGCGGGCCAAGGGGCTGGTGGTGTCTCGCCAGGGCTCCGGGCATTACGTGCATCGCTCCGAAGCGGCGCTGAAAAGCGGCACCGGCCCGGACCTGCAACCCCAGGACACCCTGAGCGTGATACGTCGCGCCTTGCTGCTGGACAACGGCACGCTGCGCCCCGGCTGCGGTTTTCTGCCGACCTCGTGGCTACCCGCCGAAGAATTGCAGAAAGCCGTGCGCAGTACCCTGCGAGCGACGTCGTTGCGCATGGGCGAGTACGGCGTGGCCGGCGGTTACTTGCCGTTGCGCCAGGCCCTGCGGGTCAAACTGGCGACCTTCGGCATCGAAGCGCCGGTGGACCAGATCATCACCACCGCCAACACCATGCAGGCCATCGACCTGCTGATGCGCCTGCTGGTCAAACCCGGCGACACCGTGCTGCTCGACGACCCCTGCTACTTCAACATGCACGCCAACCTGGCGTTGCACGGGGCCAAAGTCATCACCATCGCCCGGGATTGCGACGGCATGGACCTCGACGCCTTCGAGCAACTGCTGATCACCCACAAACCCGTGCTGTACATGACCAACAGCACGCTGCATAACCCTACCGGCCACTCGTTCACCCCGGCTCAGGTCTACCGCTTGCTGGAACTGAGCCACCGCCATGACTTGCACATCGTCGAAGACGATCTGTACTGCGACATCCAGCAACGCCGCACACCGCGCCTGGCCGCCAGCGGGCTGGACAACGTGAGTTATGTGTCGGGCTTCTCCAAGACCCTGACCGCCAACAGCCGCGTCAGCTACACCGTGCTCTCGCCACAACTGGCGGCACGCATGGTCGCGCTGAAAATGGCCTGCGGCGGGGTAACGTCGGAGTTGGCGGAGCAGATCACCTGCACCATGCTCAGCGACGGCAGCTATGCCAAGCATGCGCGGCGCACGGTGGATCGGTTGTATGAATCGAACAGCCGAGTGGCGAGTTGGTTGGCGGAGGCTGGGTGTTCGCTTTCCTCGCTGCCCGGCGAAGGCGTGTTCATCTGGGCACGGTTGCCGGAGGGCTTGCATGCCGAGAACCTGGCTCGTCAGGGGCTGGAGAACAATATGGTATTGGCGCCGGGTACCTTGCTGAGCAAAGCCCCGAACGCCAGCCAGTTCCTGCGCTTCAATGTGGCTCACAGTGACAGCTTGCAGGTGCGGGAGCGGTTTTTCCGGTTGCTCGACACTGGCCAAAAATAA
- a CDS encoding biotin carboxylase gives MNTTSCVVVVGYNGNRVHDIQKLRLLCKSLYNARLILLVEKIQPHDDQVADHVCSTSLAEDDVATSLELIVGCLNADSWKLIGVLPFSDRGVLLGAALATHFGLPGITPGEARAGLDKQIFRQLEAAASTAPEEYRPVFSARVESLSELRQRVVELGGKAFIKPACEGASRGCRVIHHPSECDDAWLALKPYREGGIVLEELVQNAREYSWDCVAGSTWLTEKTTTEGAYRAEIQQVVPAPLAAEVQARLMAAGRHMSGLVSRDNGAWHNEVFLRSDNLTSAVETNMRPGGMHIWDLAKRAFVNFDPWERWVRWAVEGKTEQHEPVARGYCGIRLLRAPAGGILRATPDIEALARALRIDLVEGQYAKRVGDSVSAQIKDNFSFIGHIVLFNEHYGQLSNDLLRLAEVIESRIEVTCLAPATRAVC, from the coding sequence ATGAATACGACTTCATGCGTAGTAGTGGTCGGTTACAACGGTAATCGGGTTCACGACATCCAGAAACTGCGCTTGCTGTGCAAGTCGCTCTACAACGCCAGGCTCATCCTGCTGGTTGAGAAAATCCAGCCCCATGACGACCAGGTGGCCGATCACGTCTGCAGCACTTCACTGGCCGAAGACGATGTGGCGACGTCCCTTGAGCTGATAGTGGGGTGCCTGAATGCCGACAGCTGGAAGCTGATCGGCGTACTGCCGTTCTCCGATCGCGGCGTGCTGCTCGGTGCAGCGCTGGCCACTCACTTCGGCCTGCCGGGCATTACCCCAGGCGAAGCGCGGGCGGGCCTGGACAAGCAGATTTTCCGCCAGCTCGAAGCGGCGGCCAGCACCGCCCCCGAAGAATACCGGCCAGTGTTTTCCGCACGGGTCGAAAGCCTGTCGGAACTGCGTCAGCGCGTCGTCGAACTGGGTGGCAAGGCCTTCATCAAACCGGCTTGCGAGGGTGCGAGCAGAGGTTGTCGCGTCATCCATCACCCTTCGGAATGCGATGACGCCTGGCTCGCCCTGAAGCCTTACCGCGAAGGCGGCATCGTCCTTGAAGAACTGGTGCAGAACGCCCGGGAATACAGCTGGGACTGTGTGGCCGGCAGCACTTGGCTGACTGAAAAGACCACCACCGAAGGCGCCTACCGCGCAGAGATCCAGCAAGTCGTGCCCGCACCGCTTGCGGCTGAGGTACAGGCGCGTTTGATGGCAGCGGGTCGGCATATGTCGGGCCTGGTGTCCCGGGACAACGGCGCCTGGCACAACGAAGTGTTCCTGCGCAGCGACAACCTGACCTCGGCCGTGGAGACCAACATGCGCCCCGGCGGCATGCACATCTGGGACCTGGCCAAACGCGCCTTCGTCAATTTCGACCCATGGGAACGCTGGGTTCGCTGGGCGGTGGAAGGCAAGACCGAGCAGCACGAGCCAGTGGCCCGCGGCTACTGCGGCATACGCCTGCTCAGGGCACCGGCCGGCGGCATCCTGCGCGCAACGCCTGACATCGAGGCCCTGGCCCGCGCTCTGCGTATCGACCTGGTGGAAGGCCAGTACGCCAAGCGTGTCGGTGACTCGGTCAGCGCGCAGATCAAGGACAACTTCTCATTCATCGGCCACATCGTGCTGTTTAACGAACACTACGGGCAACTGAGCAACGACCTGTTGCGGCTGGCCGAGGTGATTGAGTCACGCATCGAGGTGACTTGCCTGGCACCGGCCACCCGCGCCGTGTGTTGA
- a CDS encoding RidA family protein, whose protein sequence is MIQHMTCDERFIALAKEFGYDIYGENTAGGHYAPLIRHHDELYISGLVPRMNGKIHYPGRVGLDLSMADAQAAASISAMRGLALIVDAIGSLDKIKSLIRVTVYVKSTADFVDLSEVANGASDVFSHVLGDAGKHTRTTVGVYQLPKSAAIEVDMIAALRPSVL, encoded by the coding sequence ATGATCCAGCACATGACCTGCGATGAACGCTTCATCGCCCTGGCCAAAGAGTTTGGTTATGACATCTACGGCGAAAACACCGCTGGCGGCCACTACGCGCCGCTGATCCGTCATCACGATGAGCTGTACATCAGCGGCCTGGTGCCGCGCATGAACGGCAAGATCCACTACCCCGGCCGCGTCGGGCTGGATCTCAGCATGGCCGATGCGCAAGCGGCCGCCAGCATCAGCGCGATGCGCGGGCTGGCGTTGATCGTCGATGCCATTGGTTCGCTGGACAAGATCAAGTCATTGATCCGGGTCACGGTCTATGTGAAGTCCACTGCGGACTTTGTCGATTTGAGCGAAGTGGCCAACGGCGCCTCGGATGTGTTCAGCCATGTGCTGGGCGACGCCGGTAAACATACCCGCACCACGGTGGGTGTTTATCAGTTACCCAAGAGTGCCGCGATAGAAGTGGACATGATCGCTGCCTTGCGCCCATCGGTTTTGTAA
- a CDS encoding cupin domain-containing protein — protein sequence MDNFQGAFFSYKDFRQSLHHRTPGPKVWKGTELAGMRQTLEASDVDIVALAHDKSIEGCEVTPGMAIAMQWLNPGVTLNGHAHSWWHLFVIQCGSGVLTLGDADGVNVSNGDVLLVPAWTRHGFVNTSRHEPLAMLNMSNMPQMALLSNFADSHGLITTQP from the coding sequence ATGGATAACTTTCAAGGTGCGTTTTTTTCATATAAGGATTTTCGCCAGAGCCTGCACCATCGAACGCCAGGCCCCAAGGTATGGAAAGGCACTGAACTGGCGGGTATGCGTCAGACCCTTGAAGCCAGCGACGTTGATATTGTCGCATTGGCTCACGACAAGAGCATTGAAGGCTGTGAGGTGACGCCTGGCATGGCGATCGCCATGCAATGGCTGAACCCCGGTGTGACGCTCAACGGCCATGCCCATTCCTGGTGGCATCTGTTTGTCATCCAGTGCGGCAGTGGCGTGTTGACCCTCGGCGATGCCGACGGGGTCAACGTCAGCAATGGCGATGTGCTGCTGGTACCGGCGTGGACCCGGCACGGCTTCGTCAACACCAGTAGACACGAGCCTTTGGCGATGCTGAACATGAGCAACATGCCGCAGATGGCATTGCTTTCGAATTTTGCCGACAGCCATGGCCTGATCACCACCCAGCCGTAA
- the yfcF gene encoding glutathione transferase gives MENRKLKLYVGADYVSAFAMSAFVALKEKQLSFELVAVDLKARENYLASYRDLSLTCKIPTLVHEGFALSESSAIAEYLDELTPGHKKLYPQDLQQRARARQLQAWLRSDLLVVRKERPFDLVYFGKKNTALSDEAQTAVARLFFVAGHLLEEGAEHLFGDWSIADTDLAIMLNRLVANGDPVPARLAAYVRRQWDRDSVRAWMDIERKAPAIA, from the coding sequence ATGGAAAACAGGAAGCTGAAACTGTATGTCGGCGCCGATTATGTCAGTGCTTTTGCGATGTCTGCTTTTGTTGCGCTCAAGGAAAAGCAACTTTCATTTGAACTTGTTGCTGTTGATCTGAAAGCACGAGAAAACTATCTGGCGAGTTATCGCGATCTTTCGCTGACATGCAAAATCCCAACGTTAGTTCACGAAGGTTTTGCCTTGTCGGAGTCATCGGCGATTGCCGAATACCTCGATGAACTCACCCCAGGGCATAAAAAACTCTATCCACAGGACCTCCAGCAGCGTGCCCGTGCCCGCCAATTGCAGGCCTGGTTGCGCAGTGACTTGCTGGTGGTGCGCAAGGAGCGTCCGTTTGACCTGGTGTACTTCGGCAAGAAAAACACCGCACTGTCCGACGAGGCCCAAACCGCCGTCGCGCGCCTGTTCTTTGTCGCCGGGCATTTGCTGGAGGAGGGCGCCGAGCATCTGTTTGGTGACTGGAGCATTGCCGACACGGACCTTGCAATCATGCTCAACCGACTGGTTGCCAACGGCGATCCGGTACCGGCGCGGCTCGCGGCGTATGTGCGCCGCCAGTGGGATCGCGACAGCGTCCGGGCGTGGATGGACATAGAGCGCAAAGCGCCGGCCATCGCGTAA
- a CDS encoding lysine 2,3-aminomutase, producing the protein MQGLSEHERYKPYNSRTIRDSPYWHKLTPALQEAMTVVARVMPFRTNEYVLGTLIDWNNIPDDPVFRMTFPHKDMLLAEEYASLKQLIELDDSAAIKRRIEAIWRRMNPHPAGQLTHNGVTLNGKVLPGIQHKYRETVLFFPGAGQTCHAYCTFCFRWAQFIGEEELKFNARESQELVSYLRVHSEVTDVLITGGDPMIMNTRSLAGYIEPLLALPHLKNIRIGTKSVAYWPQRFVSDKDAPELLELFQRIVAAGKNLSIMGHYNHPVEIRQTIARQAIERIRSTGATVRMQAPLIRHINENPADWAALWTEGVRLGAVPYYMFVERDTGPSHYFAMPLARAFEIFQAAYRTVSGLARTVRGPSMSTFYGKVLINGIETVAGEKVFVLQFLQARDPQWVLRTFYARFDPQVTWFDDLQPAFGERAFFFQTELTAVPELIPVLLETA; encoded by the coding sequence ATGCAAGGACTGTCGGAGCACGAACGCTACAAACCCTACAACTCACGCACCATCCGCGACTCACCCTACTGGCACAAGCTGACGCCGGCGTTGCAGGAGGCCATGACCGTGGTGGCGCGGGTCATGCCGTTTCGCACCAATGAATACGTGCTGGGCACGCTGATCGACTGGAACAACATTCCGGACGACCCTGTTTTTCGCATGACCTTTCCCCACAAGGACATGTTGCTGGCGGAGGAATATGCCTCGCTCAAGCAACTGATCGAGCTGGATGACAGCGCGGCGATCAAGCGTCGGATCGAGGCGATCTGGCGGCGCATGAACCCGCATCCGGCCGGGCAGTTGACCCACAACGGAGTCACCCTCAACGGCAAAGTCCTGCCGGGCATCCAGCACAAGTACCGCGAGACCGTGCTGTTTTTCCCCGGTGCCGGTCAGACCTGTCACGCGTACTGCACCTTCTGTTTCCGCTGGGCGCAGTTCATCGGCGAAGAAGAACTCAAGTTCAACGCCCGCGAGTCCCAGGAGCTGGTCAGTTACCTGAGGGTGCACAGCGAAGTGACCGACGTGCTGATTACCGGCGGCGACCCGATGATCATGAACACCCGCTCCCTGGCCGGTTACATCGAGCCGCTGCTGGCGTTGCCACACCTGAAGAACATCCGCATCGGCACCAAGTCCGTGGCGTACTGGCCGCAGCGTTTTGTCAGCGACAAGGATGCACCTGAGCTGCTGGAGCTGTTCCAGCGCATCGTCGCGGCGGGGAAAAACCTGTCGATCATGGGCCACTACAACCACCCGGTGGAGATCCGCCAGACCATTGCCCGCCAGGCCATCGAGCGCATTCGCTCGACAGGCGCGACGGTGCGCATGCAGGCGCCGCTGATCCGCCACATCAACGAAAACCCCGCCGATTGGGCCGCGCTGTGGACCGAAGGGGTGCGGCTCGGGGCCGTGCCTTATTACATGTTCGTCGAGCGTGACACTGGCCCCAGCCACTACTTCGCGATGCCGCTGGCCCGGGCTTTCGAGATCTTCCAGGCGGCGTACCGCACGGTGTCGGGGCTGGCGCGCACAGTGCGCGGGCCGTCCATGAGCACCTTCTACGGCAAGGTGTTGATCAACGGCATCGAGACCGTCGCCGGGGAAAAGGTCTTCGTCTTGCAGTTCCTCCAGGCACGCGATCCGCAATGGGTGTTGCGCACGTTCTACGCGCGCTTCGATCCGCAAGTGACCTGGTTCGATGACCTGCAACCGGCCTTCGGCGAGCGTGCGTTCTTCTTTCAGACCGAGCTCACTGCCGTGCCGGAATTGATACCCGTGTTGCTGGAAACGGCGTAG
- a CDS encoding branched-chain amino acid aminotransferase, translated as MSSIPFDQREGVIWLDGEFVEWSRAQLHVLTHGLHYASTVYEGERVYNGRIFKLREHSERLYRSAQLMDFAIPYELAELEAASHELLQRNKVVDGYLRPVAWRGSEMISTSARFNRVHVAIACWQWPSYFDPAARMFGIRLKTATWRRPPPSSSPFQAKASGHYQIATLSKHDAENTGYHDALMLDWRGHVAEATSANVFFVKGRTLHTPLPDCFLNGITRQTVIELARALDYQVVERTILPTELGDFDECFLTGTAAEITPVQSIDEQHYRPGDACRDFIAAYTSTVNAG; from the coding sequence ATGAGCAGTATCCCGTTTGATCAACGAGAGGGCGTTATCTGGCTCGACGGCGAGTTCGTCGAGTGGTCCCGGGCGCAGTTGCATGTACTGACCCATGGCCTGCATTACGCGAGCACCGTGTACGAAGGCGAGCGGGTCTACAACGGCAGGATCTTCAAGCTGCGCGAACACAGCGAGCGCTTGTATCGCTCGGCGCAACTGATGGACTTTGCCATCCCTTATGAGCTGGCTGAACTGGAGGCGGCGAGCCATGAACTGCTGCAACGCAACAAGGTCGTCGACGGCTACCTGCGCCCGGTGGCCTGGCGCGGCAGCGAGATGATTTCCACCTCGGCGCGTTTCAACCGTGTGCACGTGGCCATCGCGTGCTGGCAGTGGCCGAGCTATTTCGACCCGGCCGCGCGCATGTTCGGCATCCGCTTGAAAACCGCGACCTGGCGTCGTCCACCACCGAGCAGCAGCCCGTTCCAAGCCAAGGCCTCCGGGCATTACCAGATCGCCACGCTGAGCAAGCACGACGCCGAGAACACGGGTTACCACGATGCGCTGATGCTCGACTGGCGCGGCCACGTGGCCGAAGCCACCAGCGCCAATGTGTTCTTCGTCAAAGGCCGGACGCTGCACACGCCGCTGCCGGATTGTTTCCTCAACGGCATCACCCGCCAGACCGTGATCGAACTGGCCAGGGCGCTGGACTACCAGGTCGTCGAACGCACGATTTTGCCTACGGAACTTGGCGACTTCGACGAGTGTTTTCTTACCGGCACCGCCGCCGAAATCACCCCGGTGCAGAGCATCGATGAACAGCACTACCGACCGGGCGACGCCTGCCGCGACTTCATCGCCGCGTACACCTCAACCGTCAACGCCGGATAA
- a CDS encoding TauD/TfdA family dioxygenase → MSDQGIVASQPCISLGHRHEELSTLGWSVLTPEEFADDVVGTLREFGPIIPQFNGQMAFPITRKPGYEDLPYSQSMNGIGPHTEAPVYGPPPRYLALHCHKQATCGGGHTGLVDGYEFLKSLERSEPELREWLDDTPVEFVATAKPGEPGQRRVKEYILTPTEDGDIFRFSYNQFHYGDVNPSKDALQQSLVTNSTLPLARFAVLGEAYFVEHNVPVLIPDGCLLIWDNWRMIHARSRYTDPARNLTRYWLA, encoded by the coding sequence ATGTCAGACCAAGGGATTGTTGCGTCTCAACCTTGCATTTCGCTCGGCCATCGTCATGAAGAGCTGTCGACGTTGGGCTGGTCGGTGCTGACCCCGGAGGAATTTGCCGATGATGTCGTAGGCACCTTGCGCGAGTTCGGCCCGATCATTCCGCAGTTCAACGGCCAGATGGCCTTTCCCATTACCCGCAAGCCGGGTTACGAAGACTTGCCGTATTCCCAGAGCATGAACGGCATCGGCCCGCACACTGAAGCGCCGGTGTACGGACCGCCGCCGCGCTACCTGGCGTTGCATTGCCATAAACAGGCCACGTGCGGTGGCGGGCACACCGGTTTGGTGGACGGTTACGAATTTCTCAAGTCCCTGGAACGCAGTGAACCAGAACTGCGTGAGTGGCTGGATGACACGCCGGTAGAATTTGTCGCCACCGCCAAACCGGGTGAGCCGGGACAGCGGCGGGTCAAGGAATACATCCTCACGCCTACGGAAGACGGGGATATTTTCCGCTTCAGCTACAACCAGTTTCACTACGGCGACGTGAACCCGTCCAAGGACGCGTTGCAGCAATCACTGGTGACCAACAGCACCTTGCCGCTGGCCAGGTTTGCCGTGCTCGGCGAAGCGTACTTCGTCGAGCACAACGTTCCGGTGCTGATTCCCGACGGATGCCTGCTGATTTGGGACAACTGGCGAATGATCCACGCCCGCAGTCGTTACACTGACCCGGCGCGCAACCTGACCCGCTATTGGCTGGCCTGA